Within the Rhodopirellula bahusiensis genome, the region TGTGTGTGCATCGACACCGGATGTGGATTTGGAGGTGTTCTAACCGCCTACGAACCAGCAACCAAGAAACGATGGCAAGTCACAGAAGATGGGCGGCACGTCAACTAACGCGACGATGACTTCATTTGGGTAATTAGGTTGTCACTTACTCAAAACACGAGGCACTTTGATGCTGAAAGTCAACGTCGGGATGAGCCGGAAGGTATCCAAGGATTTCAACAGCACTGGGTTCAGCATAAACCTGGAAGGCGAAATCGGAGCCCCGGTGAACGATCCGGAATTCGTGATCGAGGAGATTAAGAAATACTACGATGTGGCGGAAGAATCTCTCCGGGTCCAGATCGGGCGATACCAAGAAGAGGGTGTGATCGAGGCACGTCCCGCCACCAACGGTCATCAGTCGTCACGTCAACAGGCACCCCCGCAAAAAAAGACGACGCCGAGCCCCGACGGCACAGGACACGTCAATCGGATCAACGGTAACGCTGCCCATGCGGACGAGCCATTCCATCCACCGGCAACCAACAAGCAGATTCAGTTTCTGCTGACGCTCGGGAAGCGAGAAGGCCTCACGAAACCTCAGTTGGAGCAGAAGGCAAAAACCATCATCGGTCGTGATACCGATCTCTATGACATGACCCGCCGTGAGGCAGGCAGCGTGATTGACCAGTTCATGCCGGCAAACAGCAAGAACTCTCGTTAGACGCTTCGCTCACTCTTCATTCGCTGAGATCATCCATGACACCCATCAAGCGTCCGCACTGGAGCTTCAGTTCGATTAGTCAGTATCGACGATGCCCACTGCAATTCTACTTCGAGCGAATTGCCAAAATCTCTCGAAGGTCCGTCAGCAGCAGCCTCGTGTTTGGTTCAGCCATCCACGATGCTCTGGCTGTTCATCACCAACGAATCAAATTGGGCCGCGAAGCATCGGAACAGAATCTGAAATCCGACTTCATGGGTTCATGGAAAGTTCGGACCGAACGCCAGCAGGTCTCGTTCAAGGCAAAAGAATCGGCTTCGGACTTGATCGGAAAAGGCCAAGCCCTGATGGAACTGTACTCCAGAGAAACACCACCAGCCAACATCATTGCCGTCGAGGAGCGAGTCTTGGTTCCATTGTGCGACAGCAGCGGCAATATTCTGGAACGCCCCTTGGCCGCGACGTGCGATCTGATCTCTGGCACACCTGAGCAAACCAAGGTCACCGAGTTCAAGACAGCGGCAAAAGCGTACTCCAACTTTGACGTGGAAAGCTCGCTCCAGCCGAATTGCTACACGCAGTCAGCCCTGTCAACGATGGACCGATGGGTGTCCGTTGAGTTCGTGGTTTTCACGAAAACGAACACTCCGAAGATTCAGAGGCTGAAAACATCGAGATCCCAGGAGGATTTGGACCGACTCGGAGATGTGGCAAAGAATGTTGAAAAGGCAGTCGAGAATCAGATCTTCTATCCCATCGAGAACCCAATGAACTGTTCGGGGTGTCCCTTTCGGGAAGAATGCCGTCAGTGGAAATCAAGTAGCTCCACGATCAAGCAAGAGCAAGAAGCCCATGCGGAACGTGAGGTGGTCTGTGCTGGTTGAACTTGGAAAAAAGGCGGGATGCCTTTGTGACTTGGCCGAGCGAGGAACAGTTCACTGCCCGCTCAACGTTCGAGAAACAAGCGAAGATGTCGTGACAGGGGAACTCTTCGGAAAGCTCCAACTCATCGACCCACGCTGGTGGCTTCCTGACTTCCTCAACCGATCACTCGGCACCAACGAGTACCGGCAGCAAATCTATCGAAACCTCGAGATCAAACTCTGGTCCCGACAACCGACCTTTCCACCGGAACTGCTCCCCTGGCGTGAGGGGAATACGGAAGTGGACGTTGAAATCCGATGGGAGAATCCGGCGACAACTATCTTCATCGAGATGAAACTCGGATCGGACGTGTCAAGGACGACCAGCCGAACCAACGGAGCGGAAGCCTTTCCATCAGACCAGCTCATTCGCAACCTCAGGGTCGGACTTCATCAGGCGGGCTGGTTCCGAGAAGGGGAACTATTCCACGGTGAACGAAGAAGGTTTGGGCTGATTCTATTGGCACCAAAATTGGGACATCCGCTAGTGGACCTATACAGGGACCGAACACGATTGATTCAGTCCATTCCCTCGGGAAGCGAACTTATCGAGCTTCCCGAGGGGCCTGTGATCGGAGCATCGAACTACCTCGGGATCACGGAAATCTTGGAAAAAAATGCTCGATTTATGACAGGGGCCGAAAGAAGAATCTCGTGCCAAATCGGCGAATATCTCGAATTAAAGACGAAACAAATTCGGAGTAAACGCCCACGTTCGATTCAGAAACCTCAATCACTCCCGCTCGCATGAAATTTTGGGCGTGACCCACCTCTGTCCGTCATCCTTGATCCAATGGGTAAACCCCAAAAGCACCGGAACCAAAAATCACGATGGCAAAGAAAACGGGACCGAAGAAGAACATCCCAGAACGACCGGACGGAGATCGGCGAGTTCGACAGAGCCTGCGTATCGCCAGGGTTCTTCATGTCCTGAATCTGATTCAGTCACGAGGCCGATGGAACGTGAGTGCGATTGCGAAAGAACTGGGGTGTTCGAATCGGACCGTCCACAGAGACCTGAACGTACTCGAATTCTGTGGAGTGCCTTTTTACTTCAGTGAAGAGGAGCAGTGTTATCGGGTGCGGTCAGACTACCGATTCCCAACCCTGATGCTCACGAACGAAGAGGCTCTTGGGCAAGCAGTCGCAACCGCCATCAGTAAGGCACCTGGTCTCGATATCGGACTTGGGGCTTCACCCACGACCACTCGGTTAGCTTCTACCTCAAAGGATGAAACCAAACAGATCATCGCTGACGCCATGAGCTTGGTGGAGGTGTTCGATTTGAAACTCGCGGACCACAGCAAGCACGGGGAGATCCTGAAAACAATCCAACTTGCCTTGCTGGGATCGAATCAAGTCAAAGGAGTTTACGAATCACCCTACGAAGACTCACCAGTCAAACTGACGATTCATCCTTACCGGCTGTGTTTGGTCAAACAGGCGTGGTACGTCATTGGTCACATCGAAGGCGAGACGGAACCCAAGACTTTTCGAGCTGCCCGGTTCATAAGTCTACGGCAAACCGAAGCCATCGCTGACCGACCGAAGGACTTTGATCTACGGAAATATCTCGGAAACGCATGGTCTGTTTTGCGTGGGGCGAAGAGTTGCGACGTGGAACTTCGATTCGACGCCTCAGTTGCTGGGGTGGTTTTGGAAACTAACTGGCACCACACGCAGACAACGAAAAAGCACCGCGATGGAAGCTTGACATTGAAATTCACGGTCGATGGACTCGAAGAAATTCAAAGGTGGATTCTCGGGTGGACAGGGAAGGTCAAGATTGTCGGGCCGGAAGAACTGCGAACCAAGATTATTGGTTCCTTACAAAAAGGTGTTGAAATGAACTTGATAGTGCCAAGGCAGACCTGACCCAACTTGGTCGGTTCATTCGGGTAGATAGTTCAGCAGTCACACGCTTCTCAGTTTCCGCAAAACGATGGATCACCAATCACCTTTGACGTACGACGAAGCTTGTTTCACAAAACGTCTCCTGTTTGAAACGCTCAACTTCAACGAGCCGATTGAGAGGACGGCAGAAACAAAATTCCGAGATCTCGGACTCAGCAATGGTGCAATCGAGAACTTCATCCGGGTTATGAAGATTGTTGACAACACCATGCTGGCGAAGATCTACGAGGGACATGAACCACTACCAACTGCTTCTCGCCCTTGGAAGACTCAAGCAGCTTTCCTCGAACGCGTTTCGGAGATTCAAGACTGGCTAAGTACGAATGATGGTGAACCGTGCGGTGTTGAACCATTCCTCTACGAGGACAAACGAGACGTATCACCGCAACCTCGGAAACTTCTTTCTTCCGATGAACTCAATTCGCTGACGAGGCAAAATGATCAATGAGCAATCTCCCACCAAACCGTCCCGACGCTGCTTCCTACGGATTCTTCTGGTACGCGGTCTTACTCCTGATGGTACCTTTCGGCCTGCCCGCTTGTATCATTGTCGCTCCTTTTAGTTGGTACTTTGAATTGGCACCAGGAAACTCAGTTGCTCTTTGGGCAATCGGCATTGTTGATCTGATCTTGGTTTTTTGTTTTCTGTACTACTTGGAAGAGAAAGGTCGTAGTTGATGAGCGACAGGCTTTTCTCGAAATTCATTCGCAACACTAAAACCATGAGCTAAAACAGCCAATGCAATTGACCATCTTCCGGGGAAGTAAAGAAGTCGGGGGGAACTGCATCGAGGTTCAGGCTGGCGAAACAAGGATCATCCTTGACGTTGGGATGCCTCTGTTCGACGAGCATGGACAGACGCACGACGGGTTCACCTTGGGCCGGCTGACGACCGAAGAACTTCAAGTCCAAGGAATCATTCCCAAGGTTCTCGGGCTCTTCGATGGGGATGGCCGGCCAGATGCCATATTTCTGTCACATGCCCATCTTGATCACGTTGGTTTGCTCAAACACACGAACCCTTTCATCCCTGTCTACGCGAGCAAGGGAACCAGCAAAATGATGCTGGCGGGAGGTGTGTACGCGAATCAACAACAGCTTCCCAGGGATCGTTTTAAGGAAGTGAAGCCACGGCAAGCTATCACGATAGGTGACATCACCGTGACTGCCTTTCCGGTGGACCATTCCATCCACGGCTGCCTCTCGTTTCTGGTTGAAGCCGATGGAAAGCGAATTCTCTACACTGGAGATTTGCGGCTTCACGGAAGACGGCCAGACGAACACAAACAAATCATCGAAGCACTTGGCAACACGAGTCTAGATGCCCTGATCGTGGAGGGAACTCACTTCGGTTTCGAAGATGGAAACAATGTCACTGAGGAACAACTTGGAATTCAAATTGGTCGGCAGGTCGAAAACTCAATTGGATTGGTTTTGGCATCGTTTTCACCGCAGAACATCGATCGGCTAAGAGCCTTTATTCGGGCTGCCCAGCAGAACAACCGAACGTTTGTAGCCGACGCGTACACGGCCTTCGTTCTTCATCTCATCAGTGCAGACGCTAAGATTGAGAACCCGCTCAAAACGGGTCATGGACGGGTCTACTTCCCCGGCAACTTGAAAGAGAAAATCGAGCGTCGGGGAACCAACCGGGCGAACGAAATATTCCGAGACTCGGAAATCGACATGATTGAAATCTTGGACGAACCCGAAAAGTACGTCATGGTTTTTCGAGCAAGCATGTTGGTTGACTTCGATGGAAGTCTTCCTTCTCAAACACATTGCCTTTACTCAACATGGCACGGGTACAGCGAACGTCCTGATTGGCGGGACGTAAAGAACGCTCTCGCTGAAAGTGATGGCAAATTTACCCACGCTCACACCAGCGGGCACGCCCTGTCATCGGACATCGTGACGTTCACTAAAGCGATGAACGCGAAGACAATTATCCCTATCCACAGCTTTGAACCTGAGACGTTTAAAGAGCATTTCGAGAATGTGACAATTGCGACGGACGGAGAATCAATCAAGATCTAGGTTTGCTGGATCGACCAAGGCAGGTGATCGAGTGGTGTTGCAGTTAGGCTTCGGGCCTCCACTAATCGCTACTAGAGAGTAGTGAAGACTCGACAAGACTTTGGTCCCCAGGCAGCATTTGTTCGTGTTCATCGAAGAAGAACCTCGGTTGAATTTCAGTCAAACAAAACGCTTCACAAACTGTTGATTCAAGATCAGTTCCAACAGGGTGATCACCGCCATGAGCTACACCCCAATTTCCACTACCCATCTGAACAACGCGGCCACGAGGCAACCCGTAGGGACAATTCCCAATCTGCTCGATTAGTTCATTCCCCTTGAGGTGATGCAGCCCTGTAAGAATGCGGATCACTTCTTCCCAGATCTCAACGTGACCGGCTTCGCCACCCTCATAAAAGGCGTTGGGAAAAACCAAAACCGTCCATGCTCCATCCGGGACTGGAATCCAGTAATAGGCACCGCCGAAAGGCAGCCCTCTCTCCAAAGCCAAGTGATGGCGATGGTGCTGATGACTGGTCACCACAGCAGTTCGGATAGCTGAATTGACACCGATCAGCCAAGGGCTTTGCCACTTCTTCTTCAACATCAACAACCTCGTGAAATTGGGAAGCCAACACTAATACCACGGGAGGCTGACAAGGCTGGGCCAGGGGTGGTTCAGAATTGCAGGCACCAACCAACCGATCGAAACAGAAGCCGGGCACCAATAGATCAAGAGTAATACTGGCTTCGTTGGTCAAAAGCGTTCTTGACTGCCGACCGGTAAGTTTCATCGTTGTGACGGGATTGATCCCAAGAAAAATCAGTCGGGAAACCCAAGAAACCGAAGTGAACGACGCGAGGGTAATCTGCACACTGAAACTGGTTAGAGAACTCGATGACACCTTCACACATCGCTTTTTCAAACGCCTGTAGCCACGAACTCTTTTTCTCAAAACGAAAGTAAAATGAGACCGGAGCAAGCACGTGAAGCTGAAGTTGTTTGGGATCAAGTGATTTGCTTTCCAATCCCTTTGGCAACAGACGATCACGGTTGACTTGAAAGAATACGTTGGTCAGCCCGTAAATCAGAACCTGAATTGCAGCCGACAGCGGCGTATTGGAATCGACCTTTAACTCAACCAAATCAAGTACGTTACCATCAAGACCAGCGAGGTCTAAGGTCTTGCCACTCTTCCCAAGCAGACCAGAGTCAACTGGAATTTGATTCGCCCAGTCTTCTCCCGTCATTCGGGAGATGGTTCGCTCCAGTGGTACTTCCGGTCCACGTTCCTTGTCATCGAACTTGACGTTCTTTGTGAATCGCCAGTTCTGTCTTGAACTTGTTGAAGGACATCCCGCTGCTCCCCAATTCCGCATCATCTGACCGAAAAGATCACAAGCAAGTTCTCGACCGTCTGGAAGATTTTCTTCCTCCATTTGGAGCAGCGAAGTAGGAGACATGTAGCGAGGCTTGATTCCAGCCCACTCATCCGTGATTCGCAAGTGTCGATCAACAATTTCAGGGCAGCCATCAAACAGACTCATTGCACTTCCAGTGGAGGCTTGCGGGTTACGAACCTGCAATAACAAGACGCGGGTTCCGTTAGCTCCAGATTGTCACACCTCCCAACGCCAACTGCGGGTCACAGTGCAATTGGTCCTGCGTCACAAGAGTGCTTCAAGACCAACAAAAGCCGGGCCAAACAGAATGCCAACAGTTGGCCAGAGGGTGTGACCCACCGTTTGCGACGTCCCCGGGGAAGATCACGACGTCCAAATTGGGGAATGTGATCGACGGAAACGGGATGGCAAAGAAAGCAAACCTAGACGAGCAACCAAGAGAACGGAGTGACGCCGAAAGGCGAGCACGTCAGTGTGCTCGACTAGCCAATCTGATGAAGGTGCTGCACCTGATTTCTGGTCGGGGACGGTGGGACGCCAAGGGATTGGCCGAGGAACTCGAATGTTCCCAGCGAACTATTCACCGAATGTTGTCTACACTCAGCATGGCCGGGGTCCCCTGGTATTTCGACGAGAAATTCCGAGCCTACCGAATCCGTCCGGGCTTCAAGTTTTCGCTTGCAGAAAACGCTGTTCTGAATCCTGAGTGTGAGCCACAAGCAGCGAATGACAAAGAGTCCTTTCAGGACGCCACCGAGCGTCTTATTGAAGACGGCGAAGCATTTGCTGAGTCACTAACCCAGTTTTTGGAAATGCTGAAACGCTCAGTTTCCACTGCAGGCGAGAACAAAGTTGCCGACTAGCCTCCGGCGGCATCCGCCTGTTGAAAGCGTGCGTCGTTTCTAAAATTCGACGTCACTCCAGCCCGTCGCATTCTTGCTATCCTGGGCGTCTGCAGGCATCGATAGCCTGCCGGGGATTTGGGACTTCTCGTGGAAAATTGGCGATGACTGAATGGAAACGGCCGTTTTTGGATCTCAAGAGCAAGCTTGTGACACAGTACGAATCTGGAAATGAGATTTTCCATGCGATCGTCCTGTCGTTAGATCATGCTGCCTCAGACCTGACTCAGGCAATTAGCGGCTTGGAGCCGGCCTGCATGAGCGACCGGCTGGATAGGACGATCGAGATCCCATCACCGGGCTGCCAGTTGCACGCTCACATGTTCTGGGGCGGCAATGAAGAAGTCGAGGCACTTCGCAAGTCTCTGATTGGAATTTTCTCCTCGGTGAGAAATATACCTGAACCGTACCTTCCTAAACTCGCGGTTCCGCTTGGTATGGGCCAAGCAGAGCGTGATCTGGTCTTGTGGAGCGGGCTGGTTTACCACTTGGCGTGGAAGTTCGAAGCATGGTACCTGCAAGCAGAGGTTGAGTGTTCCGGGAGCGTGGACGGACGGAGCTATACCGCGTGGAATGACTGGCCGGGGTCGTATGCGTTCGATCCACGAGATGCAATACTTTGCGTCCAAGGAGTGAGTACACCAAACGCTTGGCCGCAGCTAATTGAGCGGGAGGAGGGCAATGTTCCAGCTATGATCGTCGCTTACCTTCTCGGCGATCCCATTTGCGGAGGCTTTATCAAGGCATCGCTCGCTGCGGTAGATATCGTTTTGTTTCAACTCGACCAGCCCGGACCGGTAGCTCCCAAACAAATAAAGTCACGTCGACCCTCCGCCAAACGCAATCTCCGTTTGAAAAATGATGAACTCGATTTAATCAAGGAAGTTCGGCGTCTTCACGTTTACCAGCAGATAGCCGAACCGCTTACGCAGGCTCAGATGGCAATTGAACTGGCCTGGGTTACTGACCCTAAGGAGGGAAAAGAGAGAAAAGCACTCCTGTCCCGAGTCCACAGAGCAGCAGAAAGACTTTTTCCTGAAGGTGGCTGGAACCAATACCTCGAAATGGTGGCTGCTGGTCCCGGCTTACCTGGATTCGCAGACATTTTGGACAACATGGTCAGCCGAGTCCAAAATGAATTGTCAGCTTTGATCGAAAGTGAGATGAGCCGTTGATGTAGCCACGCTGAATATTCAGTCAGCAACAAATCTGAATAGAGCAAACCGCGGGATCGATGAACTGTCGCTTGGAGTGCGAGAGCAAAACAGCGGTTTAGTCGGGTAGAAGTGAATAGCCAGGCAAAGGGTGTAAGGCCAACATCCCATTAAATAACGGTATTCACCCCATGAAGACGACAGACAACTCCATTCTCGGCGTCATCAACCCGGAAGAACTGTACACGCTTACTGCGTTCAAGCGGCGGCTCGGGGTAGCTGATGCCACCCTGCGTACCGCCCGCCGTGCAGGGCTCAAGGTTCACTACCTACACAAGCAGGGATTCATACTCGGGAGTGACTGGATCGATTACGTTGTCAACTCCGCCCCCAACGCTTCACGCGGACAGGTTGACTCTACTTCGACCGCTGCACAGGAGGCTAAGTGATGGCAAAAAAAAAGCAAGTAGCCAACCACAAAAGAGCTCCCAAGGTTCGGATTGCAGCACCCAAAAACCGTCCTCTTCAAGTTCGGTACTTTTGTCCTACTGAAAAACGGGAAGTTCGACTTTCTGTTGGAAGCCAGGACATGAAAGAAGCGGAACAACTGAAGAACGAGATCGAAGCAAAGCTCTTGCTTGGGATCTCCGTACGATCGAACCAGAACAAAGTCCGAGGTCCAGGGATGACGTGGGAAGAATTCAGAGAAGACTACAGTCAACTTCACCTGAAATCAGTCCGGGATAGTTCCGCGAAAGATGCCGAAAGCAGATTGGATATTGCAACCAAGATCATCAAGCCCAAGACACTCGGAGAGATGGCCAAGCCTGCTTCACTACAACGGCTTCAATCCGGACTTTTGGCAGGCGAGCACAGTCGACGGAGGA harbors:
- a CDS encoding RecB family exonuclease; the protein is MTPIKRPHWSFSSISQYRRCPLQFYFERIAKISRRSVSSSLVFGSAIHDALAVHHQRIKLGREASEQNLKSDFMGSWKVRTERQQVSFKAKESASDLIGKGQALMELYSRETPPANIIAVEERVLVPLCDSSGNILERPLAATCDLISGTPEQTKVTEFKTAAKAYSNFDVESSLQPNCYTQSALSTMDRWVSVEFVVFTKTNTPKIQRLKTSRSQEDLDRLGDVAKNVEKAVENQIFYPIENPMNCSGCPFREECRQWKSSSSTIKQEQEAHAEREVVCAG
- a CDS encoding helix-turn-helix transcriptional regulator; this encodes MAKKTGPKKNIPERPDGDRRVRQSLRIARVLHVLNLIQSRGRWNVSAIAKELGCSNRTVHRDLNVLEFCGVPFYFSEEEQCYRVRSDYRFPTLMLTNEEALGQAVATAISKAPGLDIGLGASPTTTRLASTSKDETKQIIADAMSLVEVFDLKLADHSKHGEILKTIQLALLGSNQVKGVYESPYEDSPVKLTIHPYRLCLVKQAWYVIGHIEGETEPKTFRAARFISLRQTEAIADRPKDFDLRKYLGNAWSVLRGAKSCDVELRFDASVAGVVLETNWHHTQTTKKHRDGSLTLKFTVDGLEEIQRWILGWTGKVKIVGPEELRTKIIGSLQKGVEMNLIVPRQT
- a CDS encoding MBL fold metallo-hydrolase; amino-acid sequence: MQLTIFRGSKEVGGNCIEVQAGETRIILDVGMPLFDEHGQTHDGFTLGRLTTEELQVQGIIPKVLGLFDGDGRPDAIFLSHAHLDHVGLLKHTNPFIPVYASKGTSKMMLAGGVYANQQQLPRDRFKEVKPRQAITIGDITVTAFPVDHSIHGCLSFLVEADGKRILYTGDLRLHGRRPDEHKQIIEALGNTSLDALIVEGTHFGFEDGNNVTEEQLGIQIGRQVENSIGLVLASFSPQNIDRLRAFIRAAQQNNRTFVADAYTAFVLHLISADAKIENPLKTGHGRVYFPGNLKEKIERRGTNRANEIFRDSEIDMIEILDEPEKYVMVFRASMLVDFDGSLPSQTHCLYSTWHGYSERPDWRDVKNALAESDGKFTHAHTSGHALSSDIVTFTKAMNAKTIIPIHSFEPETFKEHFENVTIATDGESIKI
- a CDS encoding HTH domain-containing protein; translated protein: MKVLHLISGRGRWDAKGLAEELECSQRTIHRMLSTLSMAGVPWYFDEKFRAYRIRPGFKFSLAENAVLNPECEPQAANDKESFQDATERLIEDGEAFAESLTQFLEMLKRSVSTAGENKVAD